Within Psychrobacter sp. DAB_AL43B, the genomic segment GGTATTGAGTATCGCCATATTGTGGTATGTCGCACGCTTTAACATTCGCTACGATTCGGTTGAACATATTGACTTGCCTAGCTCAAAAATAAAAGACCGAGTTTTAGCGGTGATATCTAGTGTTATTTTAGCTTCACTATTATTGGTGTTTGCCGTGATATTTATCATCCCATGGATTAAGTCATGGCCTTATCAGATGGAGTTCAGCACTGAGATAGTCAGCAAGGTTTTAGAGTCTGCCAATCTGATGCGAGTCTATAAGAACTCATTACTTGTGGCGGTATTGACAGCGGTTTTTGGCACCTTGATTACTTACTTTTCGGCTTTATTATACGAGCGCTCAAACTTATTCAAACTTGGCAAATTCAGTATTGAGAGCTCAGCATTGGTGACCAATACAGTGCCGGGGATGGTCGTCGGTATCGCCTACCTCATGGTATTTTCAGGCTCAGCGGTCGCCAACACTATCTTTATTATTGTTATCAGTAACATCATTCACTATTTCTCTACTCCTTATCTTATGAGTAAAAACGCGCTGTCGAAAATGAACTTAGGCTGGGAGACGACCGCTGGTTTATTGGGTGATTCATGGTTTACGTCACTACGCCGCATTGTCATTCCCAATTCATTTTTCACCTTGATTGAAGTGGCTTCGTTTTACTTCATCAGTGCCATGGTCACGATCAGTGCCGTCATCTTTATCTCTGGTGCCAAAACCATGGTGTTAACCACAAAGATTGTCGAATTACAGCATTTTGCACGTTTTGATGAGATTTTTATCTTATCGCTCATGATATTAATGACCAATATTTGCGCATTGATCTTATTTGCCATTATCCGTCACATTCATAGCAAACGGTTCTACGGTATAAAGAAAATAACCGCCGAAACGACTGTTACAGCAACGGCGGCTTAATCTAGCGATAACTTTTATATCAGCCGTTTTTTAATAACTAACTTTTTAATAATTTAAATCTCAACAAAATATATAGGATAAATGATGTTTTTATTTAAGACGTTAATGGTGAGTCTTGCCTGCGGGATCATGTTGGCTGGTTGTAGCTCGCCGTCTATAGAGGGAAATAGTAGCAGTAATGTAGAAGAAGTGGTCATTTATAGTAATGCCGACCAAGAGGCGGTAGCGGTCATTCAAGACGTTCTAAATGAAGCAGGATATGAAGGTCAGTATGTCTTTCAATCGTTTGGTACCGGCGAGCTGGGTGGTCGTTTATTGGCTGAAGGCGACAATATAGAAGCAGATATGGTCACTATGAGCTCGTTTTATTTAGAAAGCGCTCAGGCTAAGCAGCCGATGTTTAAAGAGTTAACCTTTGAAGTAAAGCCGCAAGTGGCGGTCCCAAATTACTATGCGCCAATATTAGGCTTCACTGGTGCCATCATCTTAAATACTAAAGAGATGGCAGCGCAAAATCTGCCTAGACCGACCAATGCCAAAGATTTGGCAAAGCCTATCTACAAAAATAAAATTGCGATGGTTGATCCAAATGGCTCATCAACTGGTTGGTTATTTATTCAGGATATTACTGCTACATATGGCATGGGTGCTGAAGGGCAGCAAATCATGAACCGTATCCGCGAAAACGCCGGGCCAAACTTAGAGTTATCAGGGTCAGGTCCAATCAAAAAAGTCATGGCGGGTGAAGTACCCATTGGTTTCGGTTTGCGTCACCAAGCAATCGCCAACCAAGATAAAGGCTTACCCATTGATTTTGTCGATCCTAGTGAAGGTAACTACACCTTGACTGAGTCGCTCGCGGTGATTGATAAAGGTGCTAACACCAATCCAAATGCGATGAAAATGGCAGAAATTATCGTTAAAAATGCACGACCCAATCTGCTAAAAATATATCC encodes:
- a CDS encoding ABC transporter permease subunit; amino-acid sequence: MKLSNPPLVKVIWLFVSILFIAFMFVPLVKMLALSFNVGDGLGLENYTSIISTDSFKQIMLNSFSVATISALSATLLAFVLAYTVHWTNLPKGFKQFIKLAALFPMLLPTVTYGFAIIYTFGKQGLLTQILGFQLFEEIYGFYGMWLGYTIYTLPIAFLLLNNTFQYLDKKFVIVSELMGDSHLRQFDMTVIRPLIGTFAAALIQCFFLAFTDFGIPASIGGQYNVIATELYTQILGASPSFEKGAVVALFMLIPSVLSIAILWYVARFNIRYDSVEHIDLPSSKIKDRVLAVISSVILASLLLVFAVIFIIPWIKSWPYQMEFSTEIVSKVLESANLMRVYKNSLLVAVLTAVFGTLITYFSALLYERSNLFKLGKFSIESSALVTNTVPGMVVGIAYLMVFSGSAVANTIFIIVISNIIHYFSTPYLMSKNALSKMNLGWETTAGLLGDSWFTSLRRIVIPNSFFTLIEVASFYFISAMVTISAVIFISGAKTMVLTTKIVELQHFARFDEIFILSLMILMTNICALILFAIIRHIHSKRFYGIKKITAETTVTATAA
- a CDS encoding ABC transporter substrate-binding protein, with product MMFLFKTLMVSLACGIMLAGCSSPSIEGNSSSNVEEVVIYSNADQEAVAVIQDVLNEAGYEGQYVFQSFGTGELGGRLLAEGDNIEADMVTMSSFYLESAQAKQPMFKELTFEVKPQVAVPNYYAPILGFTGAIILNTKEMAAQNLPRPTNAKDLAKPIYKNKIAMVDPNGSSTGWLFIQDITATYGMGAEGQQIMNRIRENAGPNLELSGSGPIKKVMAGEVPIGFGLRHQAIANQDKGLPIDFVDPSEGNYTLTESLAVIDKGANTNPNAMKMAEIIVKNARPNLLKIYPNVVYEGEMVPSENQIKNSKVYNEPLTAELLDKHRVFFHGQAGQ